In Musa acuminata AAA Group cultivar baxijiao chromosome BXJ2-10, Cavendish_Baxijiao_AAA, whole genome shotgun sequence, a genomic segment contains:
- the LOC135580798 gene encoding transcription factor bHLH115-like isoform X1: protein MGSNPGEWLFDYGGIVGGDSYASDFIWDARVIDDPSASSTMLGFGVLHNEDNCPNGSPKKRTRVESCAAPGTKACREKMRRDRLNDRFTDLCSIMDPGKPPKTDKFAILSDATRLLNQLRLEAKKFRESNEALQDAIKNLKAEKLELRDEKLRLKAEKEQIEQMLKAIRIAPQFITEPSAATLHAASIAAYSKTIPYPNYLPADMWQWIPPAALDTSQDHVLRPPVA, encoded by the exons ATGGGCTCGAATCCTGGGGAGTGGCTTTTCGACTACGGCGGGATCGTCGGCGGCGACTCTTACGCCTCTGATTTCATCTGGGACGCTCGGGTCATCGACGATCCCTCGGCTTCGAG CACAATGCTTGGGTTCGGTGTTTTGCATAATGAGGACAACTGTCCAAATGGTTCCCCAAAGAAAAG AACCCGTGTGGAGTCATGTGCTGCACCAGGTACAAAAGCTTGCCGTGAGAAAATGCGAAGGGATAGACTCAATGACAG GTTTACGGACTTGTGCTCCATAATGGATCCTGGAAAGCCTCCTAAGACAGACAAATTTGCCATTTTGAGTGACGCCACTCGTCTTCTGAACCAATTACGTCTTGAAGCGAAGAAGTTTAGAGAGTCAAATGAAGCACTCCAGGATGCCATAAAGAATCTGAAG GCAGAGAAATTGGAACTACGGGATGAGAAACTGAGGCTGAAGGCTGAGAAGGAGCAGATCGAACAGATGCTTAAAGCCATTAGAATTGCACCTCAGTTCATTACCGAACCTAGTGCTGCAACACTTCATGCAGCATCAATTGCAGCTTACAGCAAAACCATCCCATACCCAAACTACCTGCCGGCGGACATGTGGCAATGGATACCTCCGGCAGCTTTGGATACTTCTCAGGATCATGTGCTAAGGCCACCTGTTGCTTAG
- the LOC103969294 gene encoding protein NEDD1 → MGFVDSSASLLATCGGDTVKLFDVTVDAGDPCTLSYAPSPGSLVNSVKWNHTNLVVASAGDDKKITLWNKNGQSMGSIPPSGNDLADDIEESINSISFSNKSSRYICSGGSGHIVKIWDLQRKRCIKWLSGHTDTITGVMYNCKDEHLASISLKGDLILHNLASGARAAELKDPNGQVLRVLDYSRCSRHVLSTAGDDGSVHLWDTTGRSPKVSWPKQHSAPTTGICFLPSSDKIIATVGLDKKLYMFDSGTKRPTSCMPFEAPFSAVAFNDDGNILAAGTNNGRVVFYDVRGKPQPFTVLRAYNSSEAVINLCWQRSKPVIVNEKNCTVEIALLGGTSEDSVLMPDPLPSVAVSKFSSITVMPSLRSTSTSVSGSTSTTSNLSTAEETPYRSRLWTGGTLSKLQAPRSYDLKDDMDVFSPLVDVQPITPSLGSWWDDHDEVKKDKEAIDKKSALFSSSTRRFPFPEGNTDSHPISDWRSTGTSRQDDNSVPSLVGTNATNSKSELSLPPPPGIVLPEKSTNHRQPNSLSRFLPSASLGSGPVSAGLLDPSSTVTLSKNSSVNSTIASLNLQNKVILNDPNSSPFLESSSVYHPTSIFMPSGTKTPSSNLDLQGTVLSAIPRRILASSDRISTNSAFIEGVTSAISSPKSKKTGQETREELMSSLLSRQDASTVSSGSLPASNVMLPQPLWSSGQPADQQLGTSSFSLQLVQRTLEETLESVQKSIHEDVRNLHIELLRQFHMQEMEMSGLLKSILEKQDELMKEVQSLRRENQQLRQLL, encoded by the exons ATGGGGTTTGTGGATTCATCGGCGTCACTGCTCGCCACCTGCGGAGGCGACACCGTGAAGCTCTTCGACGTCACGGTGGACGCCGGCGATCCGTGCACCCTCAGCTACGCCCCCTCCCCTGGGTCGCTAGTGAACTCCGTCAAGTGGAACCACACTA ACTTGGTGGTTGCTAGTGCTGGTGATGACAAGAAGATTACCCTGTGGAATAAAAATGGTCAAAGTATGGGATCTATTCCTCCTTCTGGCAATGATCTTGCTGATGACATTGAG GAATCCATAAACTCTATTAGTTTTAGCAATAAAAGTTCTAGATATATTTGTTCTGGTGGTAGTGGTCATATTGTTAAAATATGGGATCTACAGAGGAAGAGATGCATTAAATGGTTGAGTGGTCATACTGACACAATTACAGGTGTTATGTATAACTGCAAAGATGAGCATTTAGCATCCATCAGTTTGAAGGGGGATCTCATCCTTCACAATCTTGCTTCTGGAGCACGGGCTGCTGAACTCAAGGATCCAAATGGGCAG GTTCTACGAGTGCTAGATTATTCTCGTTGTAGTCGGCATGTTTTGTCAACAGCAGGGGATGATGGATCTGTTCATCTCTGGGATACAACTGGTCGGAGTCCAAAG GTTTCATGGCCAAAACAACATTCTGCACCAACAACTGGTATTTGCTTCTTGCCATCTAGTGACAAG ATAATCGCTACAGTTGGTCTAGATAAAAAGTTATATATGTTTGACTCTGGGACAAAGAGGCCCACATCTTGCATGCCCTTTGAGGCACCATTCTCAGCGGTGGCATTCAATGATGATGGTAATATATTGGCTGCTGGGACGAACAATGGACGTGTAGTATTCTATGATGTTCGGGGGAAGCCTCAACCTTTCACAGTTCTTCGTGCATACAATAGCTCCGAG GCTGTCATAAATTTGTGTTGGCAAAGGTCAAAGCCTGTCATTGTGAATGAAAAGAATTGTACTGTTGAAATTGCTCTCCTAGGAGGAACTAGTGAAGATTCTGTGCTTATGCCGGATCCCTTGCCTTCTGTTGCTGTGTCCAAGTTTTCATCCATAACAGTGATGCCTAGTCTCCGCTCAACTTCAACAAGTGTTAGTGGATCAACTTCAACTACATCAAACCTATCAACGGCAGAAGAAACTCCTTACAGGAGTCGTCTATGGACAGGTGGAACTCTGTCAAAGCTACAGGCACCTCGGTCTTATGACTTAAAAGATGATATGGATGTTTTTTCTCCACTTGTGGATGTTCAGCCAATTACACCGTCTCTTGGGAGTTGGTGGGATGACCACGATGAAGTTAAAAAAGATAAAGAAGCCATTGATAAGAAGTCTGCACTATTTTCTTCCTCTACAAGGAGATTTCCATTTCCTGAAGGAAATACTGATTCTCATCCAATCTCAGATTGGAGATCTACAGGAACTTCAAGACAG gATGATAATTCAGTTCCATCACTGGTCGGAACAAATGCCACAAATTCAAAGAGTGAATTATCCCTTCCTCCACCGCCTGGGATTGTGTTGCCAGAAAAATCAACCAACCACCGCCAACCAAATTCATTATCTCGTTTCTTGCCTTCTGCATCATTGGGCTCTGGACCCGTATCTGCAGGCTTGCTGGATCCATCTTCAACTGTGACTCTGTCGAAGAACTCTTCAGTGAATTCAACAATAGCTTCCTTGAACCTGCAAAACAAAGTTATCCTCAATGATCCTAATTCTTCTCCATTCTTGGAATCTTCATCTGTTTACCATCCAACTTCCATTTTCATGCCCTCTGGGACTAAGACGCCATCAAGTAATCTTGACTTGCAAGGAACAGTGTTGTCAGCTATTCCACGGAGAATCTTGGCATCTTCTGATAGAATTAGCACCAACTCTGCCTTCATTGAAGGTGTGACATCAGCAATCAGTTCACCCAAATCAAAGAAAACAGGACAAGAAACTCGAGAAGAGTTGATGAGTAGCCTGTTATCAAGGCAAGATGCATCCACAGTCTCATCAGGGAGTCTGCCAGCATCCAAT GTGATGCTGCCTCAACCTTTGTGGTCGTCAGGTCAGCCAGCAGATCAGCAACTAGGAACTTCTTCATTTTCGCTTCAGCTAGTCCAACGCACCCTTGAAGAGACTTTGGAATCTGTACAGAAATCCATCCATGAAGATGTGAGAAATCTTCATATCGAGCTGCTTAGACAGTTCCATATGCAGGAG ATGGAAATGTCTGGGCTGCTAAAGTCAATTCTAGAGAAGCAAGATGAGTTGATGAAAGAAGTGCAGTCATTGCGCAGGGAGAACCAGCAGCTTCGCCAGTTACTTTAA
- the LOC135580798 gene encoding transcription factor bHLH115-like isoform X2, which translates to MLGFGVLHNEDNCPNGSPKKRTRVESCAAPGTKACREKMRRDRLNDRFTDLCSIMDPGKPPKTDKFAILSDATRLLNQLRLEAKKFRESNEALQDAIKNLKAEKLELRDEKLRLKAEKEQIEQMLKAIRIAPQFITEPSAATLHAASIAAYSKTIPYPNYLPADMWQWIPPAALDTSQDHVLRPPVA; encoded by the exons ATGCTTGGGTTCGGTGTTTTGCATAATGAGGACAACTGTCCAAATGGTTCCCCAAAGAAAAG AACCCGTGTGGAGTCATGTGCTGCACCAGGTACAAAAGCTTGCCGTGAGAAAATGCGAAGGGATAGACTCAATGACAG GTTTACGGACTTGTGCTCCATAATGGATCCTGGAAAGCCTCCTAAGACAGACAAATTTGCCATTTTGAGTGACGCCACTCGTCTTCTGAACCAATTACGTCTTGAAGCGAAGAAGTTTAGAGAGTCAAATGAAGCACTCCAGGATGCCATAAAGAATCTGAAG GCAGAGAAATTGGAACTACGGGATGAGAAACTGAGGCTGAAGGCTGAGAAGGAGCAGATCGAACAGATGCTTAAAGCCATTAGAATTGCACCTCAGTTCATTACCGAACCTAGTGCTGCAACACTTCATGCAGCATCAATTGCAGCTTACAGCAAAACCATCCCATACCCAAACTACCTGCCGGCGGACATGTGGCAATGGATACCTCCGGCAGCTTTGGATACTTCTCAGGATCATGTGCTAAGGCCACCTGTTGCTTAG